From Ficedula albicollis isolate OC2 chromosome 5, FicAlb1.5, whole genome shotgun sequence, one genomic window encodes:
- the ZDHHC22 gene encoding palmitoyltransferase ZDHHC22, with the protein MLVLRLLNVVAPAYFLCISLVTFVLQIFVFIPSMFRDPSTTPLFSPALLHGALFLFLSANALGNYVLVIQSSPEDLGKDLNLGEGAEVADWLDGNRSPGSALPSTHFCRLCARITQRHDHHCFFTGNCIGSRNMRNFIMFCLYTSLACLDSLVAGMAYISATLSMSFADPLAFLTLLPRSISQFFSGALLSSEMFVILMLYLWLGIGLACAGFCCHQMLLILRGQTRYQLRKGMVVRARPWRENLQEVFGKKWLLGLLIPVQNVESSYRRQKEK; encoded by the exons ATGCTAGTTCTCAGGTTGCTCAATGTTGTCGCTCCAGCCTACTTCTTGTGCATCTCCCTAGTGACCTTCGTCCTCCAGATCTTTGTCTTCATCCCCAGCATGTTCAGAGACCCTTCCACCACCCCACTTTTCTcgcctgctctgctgcatggggccctcttcctcttcctctcagcTAATGCCCTGGGAAACTACGTCCTTGTGATCCAGAGCTCCCCCGAGGACTTGGGCAAGGACTTAAACTTGGGCGAAGGAGCTGAAGTGGCAGACTGGCTGGATGGAAACAGGTCCCCTGGCTCAGCCTTGCCCAGCACTCACTTCTGTAGACTGTGTGCCAGAATCACCCAGAGGCATGACCACCACTGTTTCTTCACAGGGAACTGCATCGGGAGCAGGAACATGCGAAACTTCATCATGTTCTGCCTCTACACCTCCCTGGCTTGCCTTGACTCCCTGGTGGCAGGCATGGCTTATATTTCTGCTACCCTTTCCATGTCCTTTGCGGACCCACTGGCCTTCCTCACTCTTCTGCCTCGCTCCATCAGCCAGTTCTTCTCAG GAGCTCTCCTTAGCTCTGAGATGTTTGTCATCCTCATGCTCTACCTCTGGCTTGGGATTGGACTGGCCTGTGCTGGCTTCTGCTGTCACCAGATGCTGCTGATCCTGCGTGGGCAGACACGGTACCAGCTGCGGAAGGGAATGGTGGTGAGAGCCCGGCCCTGGAGGGAGAACCTGCAAGAAGTCTTTGGCAAGAAGTGGCTTCTAGGACTTCTCATCCCTGTGCAGAATGTGGAGAGTAGCTACCGtaggcagaaagagaaataa